From Cecembia calidifontis, one genomic window encodes:
- the porU gene encoding type IX secretion system sortase PorU, producing MLKPIRFYTIFLCFFYLFFGKQAWTLAQQGQPFFKFPILEDGVYKISAQQALSLGFTDLDAIGVYGFPGMLPQKLDSIDLNLRQIPSKRIGNDLFFFLTGPHQVSVKEGNFDLQVHHYTDTLFYVIGPAEKKMEIPDSQSKLSAPELQKIYGIQFIKWEETNLLTSGRSWYSRPIFNRDRQSFNFSPMQGATGSPQLTVKVMGQSLSEGRMEFFHNNNLVGNVSISNIPNSQYGIKGRENTFRANLSTTSNYNIQVNFNSADVNGTGYLAHAFLTFPFSPTSAPAGRYLIQEGGVIPRRTGLQQWLIRDFYEVQSVENPSITRPGDQLVLFAPQNIPPIHSVENLNLDARNANGNAELIIITAASLSSQANRLAAHKNQIGVSTLVYTVSQLYDAFGYGNKDITAFRNFLAFLFQQNSSLKNVLFFGKGTFDYKGVLGGSPNLVPTYSSRNSLNPLATYSSDDYFGFLEIGQGEWEESAAGDELLRIGVGRIPAINFQEAREAVNKIISYETNLQTEGSWKRKLAFFADDGDNNIHLNDAEIHAGFIHDNHPEFEVIKLYLDRFEQERDNNIQRSPQARDALRSTLQDGVLLLNYIGHGNETTLTAERVFTVSDINDWPENSRLPLFITATCEFGRQDSPFIRSGAEDLLFARNKGAIGLLTTGRPVFSSVNFALNKAIIEAVFQRVEGSFQDLGSIFKLTKNNSLNGPFNRNFSLIGDPSLRLALPELTAETQKIWDIRLEMEKDTLKALQQVRIKGQITDPLTGAHLVNSKGRFNLSLFDRPEKVKTQGDESSPVEFWEEKNLLFQGSGTVNDGEFMTELMLPGSIDLAPGQGIIRILAALEDGKGEAFGAKRVIISGKDSLEILDTDGPKIRLFFGENLEETAPVIPSRTYPLKMTLEDKSGINISGFSPGQGITLQVNNDPPIWLNRSFTALAGGFKIGAIYTQLLNLQEGFNTLKVTAWDNVGNRSELTSSIEVRGSLRMQILNAINYPNPAIERSNFRILHNRPKENLLLTLEVYSIKGDIIYRTSKRYVEAENILDDLEWIFFHNKTKNPTKGMYIYKLELRSEADGTSDSWSGKIIIQ from the coding sequence ATGCTAAAGCCAATTAGATTCTATACCATTTTTCTCTGCTTTTTTTATCTCTTTTTTGGTAAGCAGGCTTGGACTTTGGCCCAACAGGGCCAACCTTTTTTCAAATTCCCAATTCTTGAAGATGGCGTCTATAAAATAAGCGCCCAGCAGGCACTTTCTTTGGGTTTTACCGATCTTGATGCAATTGGAGTCTATGGTTTCCCCGGTATGCTGCCCCAAAAGCTGGATAGTATTGACTTAAATTTGAGACAGATTCCATCCAAAAGGATTGGCAACGACCTGTTTTTTTTCCTGACGGGACCTCACCAAGTTTCTGTAAAAGAGGGAAATTTTGACCTACAGGTACACCATTATACCGATACCCTATTTTATGTGATCGGTCCAGCTGAAAAAAAGATGGAAATTCCTGATAGCCAATCGAAATTATCCGCCCCTGAATTACAAAAAATCTATGGAATCCAGTTTATCAAATGGGAAGAAACCAATCTTTTGACTTCTGGAAGGTCTTGGTATTCCAGACCGATTTTCAATAGGGACAGACAATCCTTTAATTTTTCACCCATGCAAGGGGCTACGGGCAGCCCTCAACTAACCGTAAAGGTGATGGGGCAATCCTTATCGGAAGGAAGAATGGAATTTTTCCACAACAACAACTTAGTGGGCAATGTCAGCATTTCAAATATCCCCAATTCCCAATACGGCATCAAAGGCAGGGAAAATACTTTCCGGGCAAATTTATCTACTACTTCAAATTACAATATTCAGGTGAATTTCAACAGTGCAGATGTGAACGGAACGGGTTACCTTGCTCATGCCTTCCTGACTTTTCCTTTTTCCCCTACTTCTGCCCCTGCAGGCCGGTATTTGATCCAGGAGGGTGGCGTAATTCCAAGAAGAACAGGATTGCAACAATGGCTGATCCGGGATTTTTATGAAGTCCAATCTGTAGAAAACCCTTCGATTACACGCCCAGGGGATCAATTGGTACTATTTGCCCCGCAAAACATCCCCCCTATTCATAGCGTGGAAAATTTAAACCTCGATGCAAGAAATGCAAACGGCAATGCCGAATTGATCATTATCACCGCAGCATCACTTTCTTCACAAGCCAACCGCTTAGCCGCACACAAAAACCAAATTGGAGTCAGCACGCTGGTTTATACTGTTTCTCAATTATATGATGCATTCGGCTACGGAAATAAAGACATTACTGCTTTTAGAAATTTTCTTGCCTTTCTTTTTCAGCAAAATAGCTCCTTAAAAAATGTTTTGTTTTTTGGAAAAGGTACTTTTGACTACAAGGGGGTTCTGGGGGGAAGTCCCAATTTGGTCCCAACCTACAGTTCCAGAAACAGTTTGAATCCACTGGCAACCTACAGTTCCGATGACTATTTTGGATTCCTGGAAATTGGTCAGGGGGAATGGGAAGAAAGTGCCGCCGGGGATGAACTGCTCCGCATTGGAGTTGGAAGAATACCGGCAATCAATTTTCAGGAAGCCAGGGAGGCAGTCAACAAAATCATTTCTTATGAAACCAATTTACAAACGGAGGGTAGCTGGAAACGTAAATTGGCCTTTTTCGCAGATGACGGAGACAATAATATCCATTTGAATGATGCAGAGATCCATGCTGGTTTTATTCATGATAACCATCCTGAGTTTGAAGTCATCAAACTTTATTTGGACAGGTTTGAACAGGAAAGGGACAATAACATACAGCGGTCTCCACAGGCGAGGGACGCTTTGCGGTCTACCTTGCAGGATGGGGTATTGTTATTAAATTATATCGGTCATGGAAATGAAACCACTTTGACGGCTGAGCGGGTGTTTACAGTTTCAGACATTAATGACTGGCCTGAAAATTCCCGCCTGCCCTTATTTATCACTGCCACCTGCGAGTTTGGAAGGCAGGACAGTCCTTTTATCCGGTCAGGGGCAGAAGATTTGCTTTTTGCCCGGAACAAAGGGGCCATTGGATTACTGACTACAGGAAGGCCGGTATTCAGTTCAGTGAACTTTGCGTTGAACAAAGCTATCATTGAGGCAGTTTTTCAGAGAGTAGAGGGAAGCTTTCAGGATTTGGGCAGCATTTTTAAACTCACCAAAAATAACAGCCTCAACGGTCCATTTAACCGAAACTTCTCATTGATAGGAGATCCATCATTAAGACTTGCCTTGCCCGAACTGACAGCTGAAACCCAAAAAATCTGGGATATTAGACTGGAAATGGAAAAGGATACCCTGAAAGCCTTGCAACAAGTCAGGATTAAAGGCCAAATCACCGATCCATTGACCGGAGCCCATTTGGTCAACTCCAAAGGAAGGTTTAACCTCAGCCTTTTTGACAGGCCTGAAAAGGTGAAAACTCAGGGAGACGAAAGCAGTCCAGTAGAATTTTGGGAGGAAAAGAATCTTTTGTTTCAGGGAAGTGGCACAGTTAATGATGGGGAATTTATGACAGAGTTGATGCTTCCCGGAAGCATTGATCTGGCACCGGGTCAGGGAATCATAAGGATCCTGGCAGCACTGGAAGATGGAAAGGGTGAAGCATTTGGGGCAAAAAGAGTTATTATAAGCGGAAAAGATTCTTTGGAAATCCTAGATACTGATGGTCCTAAAATCAGGTTATTCTTTGGGGAAAACTTGGAGGAGACAGCACCTGTCATTCCTTCAAGGACCTATCCTTTGAAAATGACCTTAGAAGACAAAAGTGGCATCAATATTTCCGGATTTAGCCCAGGCCAGGGAATCACCTTGCAGGTGAATAATGACCCGCCTATTTGGCTGAACAGGAGCTTTACTGCCCTAGCTGGAGGGTTTAAAATCGGGGCGATTTACACCCAATTGCTCAATCTTCAGGAGGGGTTCAACACTTTAAAAGTTACCGCCTGGGACAATGTAGGCAACCGTTCTGAGCTTACAAGCAGTATAGAAGTGAGAGGGAGCCTAAGAATGCAAATCCTCAATGCAATCAACTACCCCAATCCTGCGATTGAAAGGAGTAATTTCAGGATACTTCATAATAGGCCCAAAGAAAACTTATTGTTGACATTGGAGGTTTACTCAATCAAGGGAGATATAATATATCGTACCTCAAAACGTTATGTTGAGGCGGAAAATATTTTGGATGATTTGGAGTGGATTTTTTTCCACAACAAAACAAAAAATCCCACAAAAGGAATGTATATTTACAAGTTGGAGCTAAGGTCTGAAGCGGATGGAACTTCGGATTCTTGGAGCGGAAAAATTATTATTCAATGA
- a CDS encoding glycosyltransferase, giving the protein MNSSPMVSIICTVFNQEDYVRESLDSVLQSDYPNLELIIVDNGSTDNSVRQIKGWLEENKEKISVIFISRNQSIPYCESFNRAFEQAKGEYFIDLSGDDLICKEHIFKSVACLEKYPQAAVCFSDAYLFSNDGKIRTFYPRSSKGKLQYAVIDGDVYELMVAKHHILSVTMIIRSSTFRLEGGYDEELSYEDFDIQVRLARKYPFVFSDHFGIKKRLHPKAMSVDQYKRYQSVMLPSTLKVCQKIKSMNKNPKEDLALLIRVQFELKHALLSANFQVARGFFELADDLGAKGIRMKLYENWLKHHCDISAIYGFLKSLRTG; this is encoded by the coding sequence ATGAATTCATCTCCAATGGTCAGTATCATCTGTACCGTATTTAACCAAGAGGATTATGTCAGGGAATCCTTGGATTCTGTTTTGCAGTCAGATTATCCAAATTTGGAGCTGATCATAGTAGACAATGGAAGTACGGATAATTCTGTGAGGCAAATCAAAGGTTGGCTGGAAGAGAATAAGGAAAAAATAAGTGTAATTTTCATTTCCCGAAATCAAAGCATTCCGTACTGTGAAAGTTTCAACCGGGCTTTTGAACAGGCAAAAGGGGAGTACTTCATAGACCTTTCCGGTGATGATCTGATTTGTAAAGAACATATTTTTAAGTCGGTAGCGTGTCTGGAAAAGTACCCTCAGGCCGCTGTTTGTTTTTCTGATGCTTACCTCTTTTCTAATGATGGGAAAATCAGGACTTTTTATCCAAGAAGTAGTAAAGGGAAACTCCAATATGCGGTCATAGATGGGGATGTTTATGAACTCATGGTGGCCAAACACCATATTCTTTCAGTCACCATGATAATCCGTTCTTCTACTTTTCGTTTGGAAGGGGGGTATGATGAGGAATTAAGTTATGAGGATTTTGACATACAGGTAAGGTTGGCAAGAAAATATCCTTTTGTTTTTTCTGACCATTTTGGGATCAAAAAGAGACTTCATCCCAAGGCCATGTCTGTGGACCAATACAAAAGGTACCAATCAGTCATGCTTCCTTCTACTTTGAAGGTCTGTCAAAAAATCAAATCTATGAACAAAAATCCTAAAGAGGATTTGGCGCTATTAATTCGTGTGCAATTTGAATTGAAGCATGCACTCTTGTCTGCCAATTTCCAGGTAGCTAGAGGATTTTTTGAGTTGGCAGATGATTTGGGCGCGAAGGGAATAAGAATGAAATTATACGAAAATTGGCTGAAGCATCACTGTGACATTTCAGCCATTTATGGATTTTTAAAGTCTCTCCGGACAGGTTAA
- the porV gene encoding type IX secretion system outer membrane channel protein PorV, translating to MKITAKPLVSSFIFLWISLLSIQALAQNSPIITGQDPNRRVITTAVPFLNFAPDSRSSAMGDVGVATSPDAFSAHWNAGKLSFVENDMAFSLSYSPWLGRLVNDMFVSYLTGYKRIDDVSAWGIDLRYFNMGDIQLTDGRGNELGEFTPRDIAIGGTYSRKLSDNLGLGISARFIHSNLSGNISSVGGNESRPGISVGTDVGLYYTKEVFPGNKSGVFSWGATITNIGPKITYNSAEDLDFIPTNLRLGTAYTINFNDMNSMTFALDFNKLMVPSPPIWRRNEDGSLATDANGNLIIESGRNPNRPLLSGMFGSFADAPGGFREEMQEVMISYGMEYKYNDMFALRTGYFFENPTKGGRRYFTMGVGFLYKEKFAFDFSYLVPQVQNHPLAETLRVSLTYNIPRL from the coding sequence ATGAAAATAACGGCAAAACCATTAGTTAGTTCATTTATTTTTTTATGGATAAGCCTACTGTCCATACAAGCCCTAGCGCAGAACTCACCCATTATTACAGGCCAGGACCCCAATAGAAGGGTCATCACCACTGCAGTTCCATTTTTGAATTTTGCTCCTGACAGTAGATCTTCAGCGATGGGAGATGTAGGGGTTGCCACCAGCCCGGATGCATTTTCAGCCCATTGGAATGCCGGCAAACTTTCTTTCGTAGAAAACGATATGGCATTTTCTCTTTCCTATTCCCCTTGGCTGGGCAGGCTGGTTAACGACATGTTTGTTTCTTATCTGACTGGCTACAAAAGGATTGATGATGTATCTGCTTGGGGTATTGACCTCAGGTACTTCAACATGGGGGATATACAGTTGACCGACGGAAGAGGAAACGAACTGGGAGAGTTTACCCCTCGCGACATTGCGATCGGCGGTACTTACTCCAGAAAACTCTCCGACAATTTAGGTCTGGGCATTTCTGCCAGATTTATACATTCCAACCTGTCTGGAAATATATCTTCTGTTGGGGGCAATGAAAGCCGTCCAGGTATCAGTGTGGGTACAGATGTAGGCCTCTACTATACCAAAGAAGTTTTTCCTGGAAATAAATCAGGGGTATTTTCTTGGGGAGCCACCATCACCAATATTGGTCCAAAAATCACCTATAATAGTGCGGAAGACCTGGATTTTATCCCAACAAACTTAAGATTGGGAACAGCCTACACCATCAATTTCAATGACATGAATTCCATGACTTTTGCCCTGGATTTCAACAAACTGATGGTACCTTCCCCTCCCATTTGGCGAAGGAATGAAGACGGCTCATTAGCTACCGATGCCAATGGCAACCTGATTATAGAATCCGGTAGAAACCCCAACCGTCCTTTATTATCCGGCATGTTCGGTTCATTTGCTGATGCGCCTGGAGGATTCAGGGAAGAGATGCAAGAGGTGATGATTTCCTACGGTATGGAATATAAATACAATGATATGTTTGCCCTCCGTACGGGATATTTCTTTGAAAATCCCACCAAAGGTGGGAGAAGATATTTCACCATGGGCGTAGGATTCCTCTACAAAGAAAAGTTTGCTTTTGATTTTTCATACTTAGTTCCTCAAGTCCAAAACCATCCATTGGCAGAGACCCTAAGGGTCTCGTTAACTTACAATATTCCAAGATTATGA
- a CDS encoding 3'-5' exonuclease: MILKRITKEEINELPLGQFEGEIVLVNSKDQIKDVADELRRHQLLGFDTETRPSFRKGSQYYVSLLQLATDEVAYLIRLNEVGMPGLIQEILEEPSIIKIGAAVLDDLRALRKVAVGFQPKSFFDLNDELKKVGFENVGVRNLAAMVLNMRISKSEQVSNWEASVLTDKQMLYAATDAWVCLEIYKKLQYQGYLDELFNR, from the coding sequence ATGATCCTTAAGAGAATCACTAAGGAAGAAATTAACGAGTTACCGCTTGGACAGTTTGAAGGTGAAATTGTTTTGGTCAATTCCAAAGATCAGATCAAGGACGTTGCCGACGAACTGAGAAGACATCAATTATTGGGTTTTGATACTGAAACAAGGCCTTCATTCCGAAAAGGATCCCAGTATTATGTTTCCCTGTTACAGTTGGCCACTGATGAAGTCGCCTATCTTATCAGGCTCAATGAAGTCGGGATGCCTGGTTTGATACAGGAAATCTTGGAAGAACCCAGTATTATTAAGATCGGGGCAGCAGTTTTGGATGATCTGAGGGCTTTAAGAAAAGTTGCAGTTGGCTTTCAGCCCAAGAGTTTCTTTGACCTCAATGACGAACTCAAAAAAGTAGGTTTTGAAAATGTGGGCGTGAGAAATCTTGCTGCCATGGTTTTGAATATGCGGATATCCAAATCCGAACAAGTGTCCAATTGGGAAGCATCTGTTCTTACGGATAAGCAAATGCTGTATGCTGCCACTGATGCCTGGGTCTGTCTGGAAATCTATAAAAAACTTCAATACCAAGGGTATTTGGATGAGTTGTTTAATAGGTGA
- a CDS encoding M16 family metallopeptidase: MIVDRSIAPAFQIPDKIDFPSPIPRTLKNGVHLYFIPTPEIGAVRLEINADAPATLGAEEIKLASYFTLHMLMEGTKGKNSAVLDDFFDTYASEVEVINTFEHQGLSLLTTKKHFQTVLPVFRELLTEAVFPEKELAKRKSQKILSLNILKEKTGNRASQLFRQELFGKDHFYGQITEEKDVEEIQKEDLIAFYSNQLWTNTEIFLTGNLSNSELEFIEEVLGDLPVHQVNKNLPHFENQSHPRLVEDREKALQSSIRLGCHLIPKNHPDYFGLWVFNVFLGGYFGSRLIKNIREDKGHTYGIYSSIGSLQAADYWVVMADVIKENREEVIEEIYKEIQKLQHEEIPTAELETVRNYLVGNLLSNFSSAFELISRFKSIHQSGLDFGFYKKQLEYIKTFEAEKIQEIGRKYLNKEKMVEIIVG, from the coding sequence ATGATAGTAGACAGATCAATTGCTCCGGCTTTTCAGATTCCGGATAAAATTGACTTTCCTTCACCCATACCAAGGACTCTAAAAAATGGAGTCCATTTGTATTTTATACCCACCCCTGAAATCGGTGCCGTAAGATTGGAGATCAATGCCGATGCGCCGGCCACCCTTGGGGCAGAAGAAATAAAACTGGCGTCTTATTTTACCCTTCACATGCTGATGGAGGGAACCAAGGGAAAAAACTCTGCGGTCTTGGATGATTTCTTCGACACTTATGCCTCGGAGGTGGAGGTTATCAATACTTTCGAGCATCAGGGACTTTCCCTATTGACCACGAAAAAACATTTTCAAACCGTCTTACCGGTATTTAGGGAATTGCTTACGGAAGCCGTTTTCCCTGAAAAAGAACTTGCCAAAAGGAAATCACAAAAAATCCTGAGCTTAAACATTCTGAAAGAAAAAACAGGAAACAGAGCTTCCCAATTGTTCCGTCAAGAGCTCTTCGGTAAAGACCATTTTTATGGCCAAATTACCGAAGAAAAGGATGTGGAGGAAATCCAAAAAGAGGACCTCATTGCATTCTACAGCAATCAACTGTGGACCAATACGGAAATATTCCTTACCGGTAATTTAAGTAACTCGGAACTTGAATTCATTGAAGAAGTTTTGGGTGACCTTCCGGTCCATCAGGTAAACAAAAACCTCCCCCACTTTGAAAATCAAAGCCATCCAAGATTAGTTGAGGATAGGGAAAAAGCACTGCAGTCCAGCATCAGGTTAGGTTGTCATCTTATCCCAAAAAACCATCCGGATTATTTCGGACTTTGGGTATTCAATGTATTCCTTGGAGGTTATTTTGGAAGCAGACTGATCAAAAATATCCGAGAAGACAAAGGGCATACCTATGGCATATACAGCAGCATAGGCAGCCTCCAAGCAGCCGATTATTGGGTGGTAATGGCAGATGTGATCAAAGAAAACAGAGAAGAAGTAATCGAAGAAATATATAAAGAAATCCAGAAGCTCCAACATGAGGAAATACCTACTGCAGAATTGGAAACAGTACGCAATTACCTGGTAGGAAATCTGCTTTCCAATTTCAGTTCTGCTTTTGAGCTCATCTCGAGGTTTAAGTCAATCCATCAGTCAGGATTGGATTTTGGGTTTTACAAAAAACAATTGGAATACATCAAAACTTTTGAAGCTGAAAAAATCCAAGAGATCGGGAGAAAATACCTGAATAAAGAAAAAATGGTGGAGATTATTGTTGGTTAA
- the nhaC gene encoding Na+/H+ antiporter NhaC, whose translation MVTSRRAPTLLESLFPILFLIVLLVVNIMIFGTDGLSGSNQLVLVISSAIAGLVAIFRLKIKWGKLQDGIVKSISSAMSSILILLLIGALAGTWLLSGIVPAMIYYGLQILNPTIFLIAACIVSAIVSVATGSSWTTVATVGVALLGIGKALGFGEGIIAGAILSGAYFGDKMSPLSDTTNLAPAMAGTDLFTHIRHMTKTTVPSIVITLLIFGVIGFVSGAEGSVSQVKEISEVIVENFNINGLLFIVPVLVLVMIVKKVPAVPALLAGALLGGVFAVIFQPQVISVIAGAPAESFLYQSYKAVMMALYGEISITTSNDVVNELLVTGGMSGMLNTIWLIICAMIFGGIMEESGMLKVLAEAIIEKVHSVGSLIASTAATCVFFNVTTSDQYLAILVPGRMYADIYRKRGLKPENLSRTLEDSATVTSVLVPWNTCGATQASVLGVATLTYAPYCFFNIISPFMTILFGYFKLGMTFYSKEEMEDIKKELAV comes from the coding sequence ATGGTAACTAGTCGAAGAGCACCCACCCTACTGGAATCCTTGTTTCCTATTTTATTTTTAATTGTCCTTTTGGTCGTCAATATCATGATTTTCGGTACGGATGGATTGTCAGGATCCAATCAGCTGGTACTGGTTATTTCATCTGCAATAGCAGGTTTGGTGGCTATATTCAGGCTGAAGATCAAATGGGGCAAACTTCAGGACGGTATTGTCAAGAGCATTTCTTCTGCCATGTCCAGTATCTTGATTTTGTTACTGATAGGGGCTTTGGCAGGTACATGGCTCTTGAGTGGAATTGTTCCTGCGATGATTTACTATGGGCTTCAGATCCTGAATCCTACCATTTTTCTGATAGCTGCTTGTATTGTCAGCGCCATAGTGTCCGTGGCTACCGGTAGCAGCTGGACTACAGTGGCCACTGTGGGTGTTGCCCTTTTGGGTATTGGTAAAGCACTTGGTTTTGGTGAGGGGATAATTGCAGGAGCCATTTTGTCGGGAGCCTATTTTGGAGATAAAATGTCCCCATTATCGGATACAACCAACCTGGCACCGGCAATGGCAGGTACAGATTTGTTTACCCATATCCGGCATATGACCAAAACAACGGTTCCTTCCATTGTGATTACTTTGCTCATCTTTGGGGTCATAGGTTTTGTTTCAGGTGCTGAAGGTTCGGTTTCACAGGTAAAGGAAATTTCAGAAGTAATTGTTGAAAACTTTAATATAAACGGACTGTTATTTATTGTACCGGTTTTGGTCTTGGTGATGATCGTCAAAAAAGTTCCCGCTGTTCCGGCTCTTCTGGCCGGGGCTTTGTTGGGTGGGGTCTTTGCGGTCATTTTCCAGCCTCAAGTGATTTCTGTAATCGCAGGCGCTCCTGCTGAGTCTTTTCTTTATCAATCTTATAAAGCAGTGATGATGGCACTATATGGTGAAATAAGCATCACGACCAGTAATGATGTAGTCAATGAGCTCTTGGTCACAGGAGGAATGTCTGGTATGTTGAATACCATTTGGCTGATTATCTGTGCCATGATATTCGGTGGTATTATGGAGGAGAGTGGAATGTTAAAAGTCTTGGCAGAGGCTATTATAGAAAAAGTGCATTCCGTGGGATCTTTGATAGCTTCTACGGCAGCCACCTGTGTATTTTTCAATGTGACTACTTCGGATCAGTACCTGGCTATTCTCGTGCCGGGAAGAATGTACGCGGATATTTACAGAAAAAGGGGGTTGAAACCTGAAAACCTTAGCCGGACCCTAGAAGACAGTGCTACGGTGACGTCTGTGTTGGTTCCCTGGAATACCTGTGGCGCAACCCAGGCTTCTGTCCTGGGTGTTGCTACTTTGACTTATGCACCTTATTGTTTTTTCAATATCATCTCTCCATTTATGACCATTTTATTCGGGTATTTTAAGCTGGGCATGACTTTCTATTCCAAAGAGGAAATGGAGGATATCAAAAAAGAATTGGCTGTATGA
- a CDS encoding YigZ family protein, translating into MSESPQTDTYLTLKAKSEGLYKEKGSKFLAFAFPVKDETEIKEILDQLRKKYYDARHHCYAYILGKNQNIYRANDDGEPNHSAGDPILGQIRSHHLTNVLIVVIRYFGGIKLGVGGLIHAYKTAAADAIANNEIITAVLHERVKLDFDYLSMNEVMKLIKDYDLQITDQHFDNQCQLVVEIRQKLLEEISHKISDLNGVKMHILGYE; encoded by the coding sequence ATGTCGGAAAGCCCGCAAACTGATACTTATTTAACATTAAAAGCAAAATCGGAAGGTCTGTACAAGGAAAAAGGCAGCAAGTTTTTGGCTTTTGCCTTTCCGGTAAAGGATGAAACTGAAATCAAGGAAATACTGGATCAGTTAAGGAAAAAGTACTACGATGCCCGCCACCATTGTTATGCTTATATTTTGGGTAAAAACCAGAACATTTACAGGGCCAATGATGATGGAGAACCCAATCATTCTGCTGGGGATCCTATCTTAGGACAAATCCGCTCCCATCACCTTACCAATGTGCTGATTGTGGTAATTAGGTATTTTGGAGGCATCAAGCTTGGGGTCGGTGGATTGATACACGCTTATAAAACAGCCGCTGCGGATGCCATTGCCAACAATGAAATCATAACCGCTGTACTACATGAAAGAGTCAAACTTGATTTTGATTACCTCAGTATGAATGAAGTGATGAAACTGATCAAAGATTATGATCTTCAGATAACAGATCAGCATTTTGACAACCAATGTCAGCTCGTAGTAGAAATACGGCAAAAACTCCTGGAAGAAATCAGTCATAAAATCTCCGATCTGAACGGAGTGAAAATGCATATCCTAGGCTACGAATAA
- a CDS encoding sugar 3,4-ketoisomerase, whose amino-acid sequence MKANLHRPELIHLKSHITETGKLTFFEGNGLFPFPIKRSFWILGVPEGQQRGVHAHKQENQLLICLSGNVQVNLECLDGKQYIFTLQKEDEALYIPNMTWSSVTFGREAVLLVMADRAFDEADYIRDKNSFRQMQEDYFKTEKR is encoded by the coding sequence ATGAAAGCAAACCTTCATAGACCAGAACTGATCCACCTTAAAAGCCATATTACTGAAACCGGTAAACTTACTTTTTTTGAGGGTAATGGGCTTTTTCCTTTTCCGATAAAAAGGTCATTTTGGATTTTGGGTGTCCCAGAGGGTCAACAAAGAGGGGTGCATGCCCATAAACAGGAAAACCAACTTTTGATCTGCCTTAGCGGCAATGTCCAAGTCAATCTTGAATGCCTGGACGGTAAACAATATATTTTTACCCTTCAAAAAGAAGACGAGGCATTATACATTCCTAATATGACCTGGTCTTCTGTTACATTTGGAAGGGAGGCGGTTTTGCTTGTAATGGCAGATAGGGCATTTGATGAAGCAGATTATATTAGGGACAAGAATTCCTTCAGACAAATGCAGGAGGATTATTTTAAAACCGAGAAAAGATAG